One stretch of Miscanthus floridulus cultivar M001 chromosome 18, ASM1932011v1, whole genome shotgun sequence DNA includes these proteins:
- the LOC136519570 gene encoding uncharacterized protein: MATIADEYYVPIHDACVVRARRRRHCKRALKLICCAIAVAHAVFRVLAKIDDNSVAKFSVDIASVEGLNGTTVVGARTVSPGFSLTARVENPRALTDWCSTGGQAVVSYAGVSLAWGPVPAFCVPKKGAAELTVAASGTGVGLSDDLRTRFGAEWNMGMALVEVEMKLFYDGNGCSWIGTSAYQGVSVVWRQLTLPGQGAPHAF, from the coding sequence ATGGCGACGATAGCCGATGAGTACTACGTGCCGATACACGACGCATGCGTGGTGAGAGCGAGACGTCGACGACACTGCAAGAGGGCACTCAAACTCATATGTTGCGCAATTGCGGTGGCGCACGCAGTCTTCCGCGTCCTGGCGAAGATCGACGACAACAGCGTGGCCAAGTTCTCGGTGGACATCGCCTCCGTCGAGGGCCTGAACGGCACCACGGTCGTCGGCGCCCGCACGGTCTCTCCGGGGTTCAGCCTGACGGCGCGGGTCGAGAACCCGCGCGCCCTCACGGACTGGTGCTCCACGGGCGGCCAGGCCGTGGTCTCGTACGCCGGCGTCAGCCTCGCGTGGGGCCCCGTCCCGGCTTTCTGCGTGCCGAAGAAGGGGGCGGCGGAGCTGACGGTCGCCGCATCGGGGACAGGCGTCGGGCTGTCGGACGACCTGCGCACGCGCTTCGGGGCGGAGTGGAACATGGGCATGGCGCTGGTGGAGGTTGAGATGAAGCTGTTCTACGACGGCAATGGCTGCTCCTGGATTGGTACGTCCGCGTACCAAGGGGTGTCTGTGGTTTGGCGACAGCTTACCCTGCCAGGCCAAGGGGCGCCTCACGCTTTTTGA